The Musa acuminata AAA Group cultivar baxijiao chromosome BXJ2-5, Cavendish_Baxijiao_AAA, whole genome shotgun sequence genomic interval CGGTTGATGGTAGACCGATGGCGGCGGGTACGGCTGCGCCGCCCCGTAGCTCGTCCCCAAGGGGTACGCCATCACGGGCTCATCCGCCTTTGACGAGGGCGGAAAAGGGTACGGGGCAGCAGCCGACGCGGGGTACGCCGTGACCGAGGGCGGGTAGCCTGCGGGCGGGGCAGCGGACGGTGCGGGGGCCGCGGGCGCGGCGACGCGCTCGCCGAGCTTGAAGGAGAAGTTGAGGACGCCCTTGGGCTTGCCGGAGGTCGTCCTGCGGACCTGGTAGCTGACGAACTGCACGGGCTGCGGGCCGTCGCCGGCCCGGGAGATCAGCTCCGTTAGGGGAATCCGGACATCACCGACGTCGCGGTCGCCGAGGGCGCGCTCTGTGCGGAGGAGGATCCGGAGGAAGTGAACACGGGCGAGGTTGGCGTCCGTGGGGACGGTGAGGCGAAAAGTGGAGTTCCAGGAAGGGTTGCAACCGCCCTCGCGGTCAGGCGGCGTGCTCTGCCGCGTGCGAGGGTCGCCGGAGAGGCAGACGACGGCGTAGACGGCCATCTTGGAGAAGAGGTTGACGTCCTTGAGGCCCTTGGCGGAGATCAAGGTGATCTCAAGCGTCCGGTACGCCATGTCCGAGTTCGAGAACCGACAATCGGAGAGGTTTCCTTCTTACTTGTAACGGTTTGAGGATCAGTGACGGCAGTGCGATGCGATTGGGGATTGGGAGCGCGACAGTCGAAGAGGCTGCTAGAAGGCTTTTATAGGTGCGGTTGCAACAAAAGCGTGCGAGTTTCATAGCGATGGCATACTTGAAATTACCAGGATACTCGTGTCACCTTTCTTGGAGTCTTGCAGAGCACAGCCACGTGCCATTTCGTGTCGATCTGGCGGAGCACACTCGTTGGCGGCTAGTTATGACCACAGGGAAACGTCACATTACGTCAGTGTATGTCAGCAGGAGGAAGGGTAGTATCGGAATGTTGAAGTGCCGCGACGGAGCACGCGTGAGAAACGCGAGGCGAGCCTTGGCCACGGGCTATCGTGCACCAGCGGTGACGGTGAAGGGGAAAGGTGGGGGAAAATTATAGGATAACTTGTACCCATGCCAATGTGCCATTCAAAGATGCTATAATCTTTTGCTAGAAAAAAGATGTGATATTATTCGTCGGCACAAAGTGATGCTTCAACGGATGTTGTCCAAAGGGCCACCGTTGATTCAAGAGCATCTCTTGGTTTGGTCCGCACAACAAATCCTCCCTATCACATCTACTTCTCTTGTTTGTaccattttaaaattaaaaaaatatttttttagaaaaaagttcttattttattaaatttttaattaccatctttttttttcaaatatattttaaaaaatttaaaattttaaaaaaagtttATCCTCTATCCCCTTTTCAAATATAACCAAACCACTTAATTGAACTAAGTTGAACCAATCCAAAACTTAGAtcgatttaaaataaataatatttaataatttgtatctgaatttatatttaatataaaataataaataaattacaaatatttttaaattaaaaataattaatatataaataaatagatatataaataacattagttataaaaaaataatataattaaattatttatatatttaaaaaatataaaatttaaatctttaaaaatatttaaaataaatttaacagATCtatatgacttttttttttatttttaaagtctttaaaatatttttactgATGTTAACCCTTAAAAAGTAGaatttattcaaaaaatataaaaaaataattgtaaaaaaaaaaaaaaatagtgttgCTAAAATTTTATACTTATTTTGACCTAGTTTAGACTCAATTACAATAGTTTTTGaataatcaaaaaatattataactaagcaCAAATCTTGGTGTTTCAACCGAAATATCAGAAAACCTTTCAAACGAATTAACAGATTCAAATGTTACAAGAGCTTTTATGGAgatatcaaattttataaaattaagctgaaaaaaaaaaagcctatTAACAATTTGAAttaatcaaaaaattatcattaaattttaaaaaaatattttttttcccacCCGGAACCATTGCCAAGGTTTTCACGAACTTAAGTCTTGTTTCGACCCAATTTAGacctaattattttttttataaaaggaatCAAAAATAGTATAATTGGGTCTAAACTTGGTTAAAACAGGGCCAAACTACATGAAAAACCTTGTCAATCCTTCTAGATAGATggaaacatttttttttatttttagcttcTGAGCAGTTTtgaatttttctaatttcatcaaattttgataaaatttgatattccATCAAATGTTTTATAATATTTACGCTTCTAAATTCgtttgaaatatattatggaaatttgatccaaaaacactcagatttataattggtTACATTACTTCTAAACTATTCAAAAAGAGTGTAAATATTTGTAGGATTTTAGTATTTTCATCATGTGAATAGgttttttttaattcatttatTTTTAGTAATATATCTCTCCTTCGCCAAAACTTTCatggaaagataatatcaaatcgACAAATCATAACCCCATATAGATCAACATATTATCACTATATAAGTTGTAtgaattttttgttttttgtttttttttacaaAGAGGCTAGAATAATATTAAGTAAAAATAGTATGATGGTCACGTTTCACTACTTCGAAGCATAAGTTCAAAAAGCACAGAACACAATATTATACAAGGCCCTAATAAGCAATATTATATAAGACTTCTCCCACGCTATCGCAGAGGTTTATGAGGGAAACCACGAGGCGATGAATTCACGATTGGTAATTATGATAAGTGGAATGATCCGAAAGTTTCTTAGACATAAAATACAGAGTTAAAGGTTGGTAGCCATGATACTTTTCTACACTCAGTTAAAGGTTGAAAAATACCGAGTTAATGTCATCTTTCACTTCCTCCTCATAGTCTTCAACTATATCAATACTCGTGAGGGCACCAAATATATTGGAATTTGTCACTGCTTTGAAAATGTGAATCATGATAGGTGAATGTTCAAGCAGTCCATAAGCTGAAGTCACTTTTTCTCCGATCAAATAATttgtactctaagaaatcctggaTAAAGAAATAGAAGATCCTGTTCTAGAAGGAGAAAACTGGTTCTTCTTCTTAATCTTAAAACATAGAAGTACCAATATTATGTAGAGCTGACACAGAAATAGCAAAAGGGATATCCTTTTGACACAAGTGGGGCAAAAATCACTGATTGCTTCTAAACCCATTTATTAGAGGGTGTATGTTTTATGCAATTCCTATAGTATTTCCATAAATATTATAATGTGAATATCTTCATAGTTTCCAATCGTACTCCATCTTAATAGCATAGTATTTAGCATCATTAAGATAAATATGAAAGACATTAGAGAGATACCAAAAGAAACTTCGATACATACCTTTGTCAAACCAATACGCCCCCCTTTTCACTAGTGAGCTGATCCATTAACAAAGATTTGATGAGAAACTTAGGAATCTACATAAATAGAGGAATATTGAATAGTTTTATCCAAACTAAAATTACAGAAAAATTGAGCTTCTCCCACTAAAAATAATGATTCTAGGGTCAGAGGACTGGAATTTTATTCTGAATATACCGAAAGCTAGATTCTAGCAACATACTAAGATCATCTCGGTCTCTAAGGCGAAAGATAAAAAATCCTAACATCCATAGAGAAAATTTCAAAGGAGTCGAAAGG includes:
- the LOC103985575 gene encoding protein SRC2 translates to MAYRTLEITLISAKGLKDVNLFSKMAVYAVVCLSGDPRTRQSTPPDREGGCNPSWNSTFRLTVPTDANLARVHFLRILLRTERALGDRDVGDVRIPLTELISRAGDGPQPVQFVSYQVRRTTSGKPKGVLNFSFKLGERVAAPAAPAPSAAPPAGYPPSVTAYPASAAAPYPFPPSSKADEPVMAYPLGTSYGAAQPYPPPSVYHQPPPPTYQQRPPYGYGYGYGAARPPVAQPQRKNNFGMGLGAGLLGGALGGLLVGDMVSDAAAYDDGYDAGFDDAADFDF